In Streptomyces qaidamensis, one DNA window encodes the following:
- a CDS encoding helix-turn-helix domain-containing protein — protein MSSSETERPSGAAAPAEPAAAALPAVAPQLRALRRQASLTLEAAARAAGLSPAHLSRLETGQRQPSLPMLLALARVYGTTVSELLGETVAERDSVIRAADMEPTAAGGWTYWQAGAPGRGMQALRVHVPHGSQGDIVRVHPGEEWLHVLRGRLRLRLGDTTHRLAAGDSAHFDSLTPHRIAAEDHDGVELLFVHTLLQSPTAALCLGPTPGDVS, from the coding sequence ATGAGCTCCTCCGAGACCGAGCGGCCCTCCGGGGCCGCCGCGCCGGCCGAACCGGCGGCCGCTGCGCTGCCTGCCGTCGCGCCCCAGTTGCGGGCGCTGCGACGCCAGGCCTCCTTGACGCTGGAAGCGGCGGCCCGCGCCGCCGGGCTGTCGCCCGCCCACCTCTCGCGTCTGGAGACCGGGCAGCGCCAGCCCTCGCTGCCGATGCTGCTCGCGCTCGCCCGTGTCTACGGTACGACGGTTTCCGAGCTGCTCGGCGAGACGGTCGCCGAACGGGACTCCGTCATCCGCGCGGCGGACATGGAACCCACCGCGGCGGGCGGCTGGACCTACTGGCAGGCCGGCGCCCCCGGCCGCGGGATGCAGGCCCTGCGCGTCCACGTCCCCCACGGCTCCCAGGGCGACATCGTGCGCGTCCACCCCGGCGAGGAGTGGCTCCATGTGCTGCGCGGCCGGCTGCGGCTGCGGCTCGGGGACACCACGCACCGGCTGGCGGCCGGCGACAGCGCCCACTTCGACTCGCTCACCCCGCACCGGATCGCCGCCGAGGACCACGACGGCGTCGAGCTGCTCTTCGTCCACACCCTGCTGCAGAGCCCCACGGCCGCCCTGTGCCTGGGCCCCACCCCTGGAGACGTGTCATGA
- the hpnH gene encoding adenosyl-hopene transferase HpnH, with the protein MAMPLRQSIKVATYLAEQKIRRRDKFPLIVELEPLFACNLKCEGCGKIQHPAGVLKQRMPVAQAVGAVMESGAPMVSIAGGEPLMHPQIDEIVRQLVAKRKYVFLCTNAMLLRKKMDQFTPSPYFAFAVHIDGLRERHDESVAKEGVFDEAVEAIKEAKRRGFRVTTNSTFFNTDTPQTIIEVLNFLNDDLQVDEMMISPAYAYEKAPDQEHFLGVEQTRELFKKAFSGGNRRRWRLNHSPLFLDFLEGKVDFPCTAWAIPNYSLFGWQRPCYLMSDGYVPTYRELVEDTDWDKYGRGKDPRCANCMAHCGYEPTAVLATMGSLKESLRAMRETVSGNRE; encoded by the coding sequence ATGGCCATGCCGCTCCGACAGTCCATCAAGGTCGCTACATACTTGGCTGAACAGAAGATCCGCCGACGGGACAAGTTCCCGCTGATCGTGGAGCTGGAGCCGCTGTTCGCCTGCAACCTCAAGTGCGAGGGATGCGGCAAGATCCAGCATCCGGCCGGGGTGCTGAAGCAGCGGATGCCCGTCGCCCAGGCCGTGGGGGCGGTCATGGAGTCCGGCGCCCCGATGGTGTCCATCGCCGGGGGTGAGCCGCTGATGCACCCGCAGATCGACGAGATCGTGCGTCAGCTGGTGGCCAAGCGGAAGTACGTCTTCCTCTGCACCAACGCCATGCTGCTGCGCAAGAAGATGGACCAGTTCACGCCGTCGCCCTACTTCGCCTTCGCGGTGCACATCGACGGGCTGCGCGAGCGGCACGACGAGTCGGTCGCCAAGGAGGGCGTGTTCGACGAGGCCGTGGAGGCGATCAAGGAGGCCAAGCGGCGCGGCTTCCGGGTCACCACCAACTCGACCTTCTTCAACACCGACACCCCGCAGACCATCATCGAGGTGCTGAACTTCCTCAACGACGACCTCCAGGTCGACGAGATGATGATCTCGCCCGCCTACGCCTACGAGAAGGCCCCCGACCAGGAGCACTTCCTCGGCGTGGAGCAGACCCGCGAGCTGTTCAAGAAGGCCTTCTCCGGCGGCAACCGGCGGCGCTGGCGGCTCAACCACTCGCCGCTCTTCCTGGACTTCCTGGAGGGCAAGGTCGACTTCCCGTGCACCGCGTGGGCGATCCCGAACTACTCGCTCTTCGGCTGGCAGCGCCCCTGCTACCTGATGAGCGACGGGTACGTGCCGACGTACCGGGAACTGGTCGAGGACACCGACTGGGACAAGTACGGCCGCGGCAAGGACCCGCGCTGCGCCAACTGCATGGCGCACTGCGGCTACGAGCCCACCGCTGTCCTCGCCACCATGGGATCGCTGAAGGAGTCCCTGCGCGCCATGCGCGAGACGGTCTCCGGGAACCGGGAGTGA
- a CDS encoding DUF6126 family protein, with protein MRDMEEKFPRALWVRLFVYLIAGHVFAAFVYLLFELGAK; from the coding sequence ATGAGGGACATGGAGGAGAAGTTCCCCCGCGCCCTGTGGGTGAGGCTGTTCGTCTACCTCATCGCAGGCCACGTCTTCGCCGCCTTCGTCTACCTGCTGTTCGAGCTCGGGGCGAAGTAG
- a CDS encoding LysM peptidoglycan-binding domain-containing M23 family metallopeptidase: protein MPAKGKHRRPKTQRFTRSIAVAGTGGAALALPLMGAAGAHAATPQAAPEKAVQSAPAAEKKAAEKATGARTYTVRAGDYLAKIADDQNVSGGWKKLYADNRDAVGSDPSLIHPGLKLSIGKQAASAPKSSAPSAPKASAPKPSAAKQSAAESAPKTETAAKPAAAKPAAESNASGYTLPVAGATVGTPYRMSGSMWSSGYHTGVDFVVPTGTSLKAVGAGTVVSAGWGGAYGNQVVIKLNDGHYAQYAHLSQLSVSAGQTVTAGQQVGLSGATGNVTGPHLHFEIRTTPDYGSDVDPVAFLRSHGVSVG from the coding sequence ATGCCCGCGAAGGGTAAGCACCGCCGTCCCAAGACCCAGCGTTTCACCCGCTCCATCGCCGTCGCCGGAACCGGCGGAGCCGCTCTCGCGCTGCCGCTCATGGGGGCCGCCGGTGCCCATGCCGCCACCCCGCAGGCGGCTCCGGAAAAGGCCGTCCAGTCCGCTCCCGCGGCCGAGAAGAAGGCCGCGGAAAAGGCCACCGGTGCCCGCACCTACACCGTGAGGGCCGGCGACTATCTCGCGAAGATCGCCGACGACCAGAACGTCAGCGGCGGCTGGAAGAAGCTCTACGCGGACAACCGCGACGCCGTCGGCTCGGACCCGTCGCTGATCCACCCGGGCCTGAAGCTGTCGATCGGCAAGCAGGCCGCGAGTGCGCCGAAGTCCTCGGCCCCGTCCGCGCCGAAGGCCTCCGCCCCGAAGCCCTCGGCCGCGAAGCAGTCCGCCGCCGAGTCGGCCCCGAAGACGGAGACCGCCGCGAAGCCGGCCGCCGCCAAGCCCGCCGCCGAGAGCAACGCGAGCGGCTACACCCTCCCGGTGGCCGGTGCCACCGTCGGCACCCCCTACCGGATGTCCGGCAGCATGTGGTCCAGCGGCTACCACACCGGTGTCGACTTCGTCGTCCCGACCGGCACGTCCCTCAAGGCCGTCGGCGCCGGCACCGTCGTCTCCGCCGGCTGGGGCGGCGCGTACGGCAACCAGGTCGTCATCAAGCTGAACGACGGCCACTACGCCCAGTACGCCCACCTGTCCCAGCTCTCCGTCTCGGCCGGCCAGACCGTGACCGCCGGGCAGCAGGTCGGCCTGTCGGGCGCGACCGGCAACGTGACCGGACCGCACCTGCACTTCGAGATCCGCACCACGCCGGACTACGGCTCGGACGTGGACCCGGTCGCCTTCCTGCGCTCGCACGGCGTCTCCGTCGGCTGA
- the ispG gene encoding flavodoxin-dependent (E)-4-hydroxy-3-methylbut-2-enyl-diphosphate synthase: MTAIELGVPEVPLRPIAERRASRRIQVGPVAVGGGAPVSVQSMTTTRTSDVGATLQQIAELTASGCQIVRVACPTQDDADALATIARKSQIPVIADIHFQPKYVFAAIEAGCAAVRVNPGNIKQFDDRVKEIAQAAKDHGTPIRIGVNAGSLDRRLLQKYGRATPEALVESALWEASLFEEHGFRDIKISVKHNDPVVMIEAYRQLAEQCDYPLHLGVTEAGPAFQGTIKSAVAFGALLSRGIGDTIRVSLSAPPAEEVKVGIQILQSLGLRERRLEIVSCPSCGRAQVDVYKLAEEVTAGLDGMEVPLRVAVMGCVVNGPGEAREADLGVASGNGKGQIFVKGEVIKTVPESKIVETLIEEAMKIAEQMEQDGVGSGEPAVTVS, from the coding sequence ATGACCGCCATTGAGCTGGGCGTCCCCGAGGTGCCGCTCCGGCCGATCGCCGAGCGGCGCGCGTCGCGCCGGATCCAGGTGGGTCCGGTGGCGGTCGGGGGCGGAGCCCCGGTATCGGTGCAGTCGATGACGACGACCCGGACGTCGGACGTCGGCGCCACCCTGCAGCAGATCGCGGAGCTGACCGCGTCCGGCTGCCAGATCGTCCGGGTCGCCTGCCCCACGCAGGACGACGCCGACGCGCTCGCGACCATCGCCCGCAAGTCGCAGATCCCGGTGATCGCGGACATCCACTTCCAGCCGAAGTACGTGTTCGCGGCCATCGAGGCCGGTTGTGCCGCGGTCCGCGTCAACCCGGGCAACATCAAGCAGTTCGACGACCGGGTCAAGGAGATCGCCCAGGCGGCGAAGGACCACGGCACACCGATCCGCATCGGCGTCAACGCCGGGTCGCTGGACCGGCGCCTGCTCCAGAAGTACGGCAGGGCCACCCCGGAGGCGCTCGTGGAGAGCGCCCTGTGGGAGGCGTCCCTCTTCGAGGAGCACGGATTCCGCGACATCAAGATCTCCGTCAAGCACAACGACCCGGTCGTGATGATCGAGGCGTACCGGCAACTGGCCGAACAGTGCGACTACCCGCTGCACCTCGGCGTCACGGAGGCGGGGCCGGCCTTCCAGGGCACGATCAAGTCGGCGGTGGCGTTCGGGGCGCTGCTGTCGCGGGGCATCGGCGACACGATCCGGGTGTCGCTGTCCGCGCCGCCGGCCGAGGAGGTCAAGGTCGGCATCCAGATCCTCCAGTCCCTGGGGCTCAGGGAGCGGCGGCTGGAGATCGTGTCGTGCCCGTCCTGCGGGCGCGCCCAGGTCGACGTCTACAAGCTGGCCGAGGAGGTCACGGCCGGGCTCGACGGCATGGAGGTGCCGCTGCGGGTCGCCGTCATGGGATGTGTGGTCAACGGGCCCGGCGAGGCGCGGGAAGCCGATCTCGGAGTGGCCTCCGGCAACGGCAAGGGACAGATCTTCGTCAAGGGCGAGGTCATCAAGACCGTCCCCGAATCCAAGATCGTCGAGACGCTGATCGAAGAGGCGATGAAGATCGCCGAGCAGATGGAGCAGGACGGCGTGGGGTCGGGGGAGCCGGCCGTCACCGTGAGCTGA
- a CDS encoding alpha-galactosidase, with translation MLEISEDGRTWVLSGPVSSYAVHVTDRDELLHLHWGPRIGLADAEALAVRPLPDYWPFESPLDGREEYPVEGGPRFVRPALSVRTAERRGTEWLFEGHDAEDGELRLRFRDGGLAVTLHYRMPSSTDVVERWVTLDNRGPAVELLRADSATWTLPDRDAWRLSQLHGRWGAESRLTRSGLTHGEKVIGSRRGHTSHQHLPWVALDTDATEERGEVYGCALGWSGSWRIAVAQLPDARVQITGGAGYDDSGLLTLGTGESYTTPVFAGLWSDGGFGGASRAWHAYQRAHVIPDAGRDRPVLFNSWEATEFDISEEQQRALAERAAAMGVELFVVDDGWFGARTSDRAGLGDWTPNPDRFPGGLKPLADHVHGLGMQFGIWVEPEMVNPDSDLYRSHPDWVQYQTGRKRTEFRNQLVLNLAREDVREYLWEQLHGLLSSAPVDYVKWDFNRCFTDAGWPDDPYPQRLWVDHVRGLYALLDRLRAAHPGVAFESCSGGGGRIDLGVLSRTDQVWTSDNTDPLDRLAIQHGFSQIHPARVMAAWVTDSPNVMLNQRASSLRFRFVSAMAGVLGVGGDLTRWTREELAEAREWVELYKEIRPVVQRGDQYRLRPPQGGLSAVQYVLGDETVVLAWLQAQRYGEPVPALRLRALDPVASYECLETGEIHRGAVLLHHGLRVGLRGDLDAAVVRLKRK, from the coding sequence ATGCTGGAGATCTCCGAAGACGGTCGTACGTGGGTGCTCTCCGGGCCGGTCAGCAGCTACGCCGTCCATGTCACCGACCGGGACGAGCTGCTGCACCTGCACTGGGGCCCCCGGATCGGCCTAGCCGACGCCGAGGCCCTCGCCGTCCGGCCGCTGCCGGACTACTGGCCCTTCGAGTCCCCGCTCGACGGACGCGAGGAGTACCCGGTCGAGGGCGGCCCCCGCTTCGTCCGTCCCGCCCTCTCCGTGCGCACGGCCGAGCGGCGCGGCACCGAGTGGCTCTTCGAGGGGCACGACGCCGAGGACGGCGAGCTGCGGCTCCGGTTCCGTGACGGCGGCCTGGCCGTCACGCTGCACTACCGGATGCCCTCCTCGACGGACGTCGTCGAGCGCTGGGTGACCCTGGACAACCGGGGGCCGGCCGTCGAGCTGCTGCGCGCCGACTCCGCGACCTGGACCCTGCCCGACCGCGACGCCTGGCGGTTGTCCCAGCTGCACGGCCGCTGGGGCGCCGAGTCCCGCCTGACGCGCTCCGGCCTCACCCACGGCGAGAAGGTCATCGGCAGCCGTCGCGGCCACACCTCCCACCAGCACCTGCCGTGGGTCGCCCTGGACACCGACGCCACCGAGGAGCGCGGCGAGGTCTACGGCTGCGCCCTGGGCTGGTCCGGGTCCTGGCGCATCGCCGTGGCCCAGCTCCCGGACGCGCGCGTGCAGATTACCGGCGGCGCCGGCTATGACGACTCGGGCCTGCTGACGCTGGGCACGGGGGAGTCGTACACGACCCCGGTCTTCGCCGGGCTCTGGAGCGACGGCGGCTTCGGCGGGGCGAGCCGCGCCTGGCACGCCTACCAGCGGGCGCATGTGATCCCGGACGCGGGCCGGGACCGGCCGGTGCTCTTCAACTCCTGGGAGGCCACCGAGTTCGACATCTCCGAGGAGCAGCAGCGGGCGCTCGCCGAGCGGGCCGCGGCCATGGGCGTCGAGCTGTTCGTGGTCGACGACGGCTGGTTCGGGGCGCGCACCAGCGACCGGGCCGGGCTCGGCGACTGGACCCCGAACCCCGACCGCTTCCCGGGCGGGCTGAAGCCGCTCGCCGACCACGTGCACGGCCTCGGCATGCAGTTCGGGATCTGGGTCGAGCCCGAGATGGTCAACCCGGACAGCGACCTGTACCGCTCGCATCCCGACTGGGTGCAGTATCAAACGGGACGAAAGCGGACGGAGTTCCGCAATCAGCTCGTACTCAACCTCGCTCGCGAGGACGTCCGGGAGTACCTCTGGGAGCAGCTCCACGGACTTCTGTCCAGCGCGCCCGTCGACTATGTCAAGTGGGACTTCAACCGCTGCTTCACCGACGCCGGGTGGCCGGACGACCCCTACCCGCAGCGGCTGTGGGTCGACCACGTGCGCGGCCTGTACGCCCTGCTGGACCGGCTGCGGGCCGCCCACCCCGGCGTGGCCTTCGAGTCCTGCTCGGGCGGCGGCGGGCGGATCGACCTCGGTGTGCTGAGCCGCACGGACCAGGTGTGGACCTCCGACAACACCGACCCGCTCGACCGGCTCGCCATCCAGCACGGCTTCAGTCAGATCCATCCGGCCCGGGTCATGGCCGCCTGGGTCACCGACAGCCCGAACGTCATGCTCAACCAGCGGGCCAGCTCCCTGCGGTTCCGGTTCGTCAGCGCCATGGCCGGGGTGCTGGGGGTCGGCGGCGACCTCACGCGGTGGACGCGGGAGGAACTCGCCGAGGCGCGGGAGTGGGTGGAGCTCTACAAGGAGATCCGGCCCGTGGTGCAACGCGGTGACCAGTACCGGCTGCGTCCCCCGCAGGGCGGACTGAGCGCCGTGCAGTACGTCCTCGGCGACGAGACCGTCGTCCTCGCCTGGCTCCAGGCGCAGCGCTACGGCGAGCCCGTACCGGCTCTCCGCTTGCGCGCCCTCGACCCGGTCGCATCGTACGAATGCCTCGAAACCGGCGAAATTCACCGTGGGGCCGTGCTGCTTCATCACGGACTGCGGGTCGGTCTGCGGGGGGATCTGGACGCCGCGGTCGTCCGCCTTAAGCGGAAGTAG
- the dxs gene encoding 1-deoxy-D-xylulose-5-phosphate synthase, whose amino-acid sequence MTILESIRGPHDLKALSQAELGELSEEIREFLVHAVARTGGHLGPNLGVVELTIALHRVFESPVDRILWDTGHQSYVHKLLTGRQDFSKLRSKGGLSGYPSREESEHDVIENSHASTALGWADGLAKARQVQGERGHVVAVIGDGALTGGMAWEALNNIAAAKDRPLIIVVNDNERSYAPTIGGLANHLATLRTTDGYERVLAWGKDVLQGTPLIGNTLYEALHGAKKGFKDAFAPQGLFEDLGLKYLGPIDGHDTGAVESALRRAKRFHGPVLVHCLTEKGRGYEPALAHEEDHFHTVGVMDPLTCAPLSPSGGPSWTSVFGEEIVRIGEERQDVVAITAAMLHPVGLGGFAERFPDRVWDVGIAEQHAAVSAAGLATGGLHPVVAVYATFLNRAFDQLLMDVALHRCGVTFVLDRAGITGVDGASHNGMWDMSVLQVVPGLRIAAPRDADQLRAQLREAVAVDDAPTLLRFPKESVGPSIPALDRVGGLDVLRRSPEPQVLLVAVGVMAPVCLQAAELLEARGIGCTVVDPRWVKPVDPALPGLAAEHRMVAVVEDNSRAAGVGSAVALALGDADVDVPVRRFGIPEQFLAHAKRGEVLADIGLTPVEVAGRISASLAVKEELSKEPQE is encoded by the coding sequence GTGACGATTCTGGAGAGCATCCGGGGACCACACGACCTGAAGGCGCTGTCCCAGGCGGAACTGGGGGAACTGTCCGAAGAGATCCGGGAGTTCCTGGTGCACGCGGTGGCCAGAACCGGCGGCCACCTCGGACCCAACCTGGGCGTGGTGGAGCTGACCATCGCCCTGCACCGGGTCTTCGAGTCGCCGGTCGACCGCATCCTGTGGGACACCGGCCACCAGAGCTACGTCCACAAACTGCTGACCGGACGCCAGGACTTCTCCAAGCTGCGCAGCAAGGGCGGCCTGTCCGGCTACCCCTCGCGCGAGGAGTCCGAGCACGACGTCATCGAGAACAGCCATGCCTCCACGGCCCTCGGCTGGGCCGACGGACTCGCCAAGGCCCGCCAGGTGCAGGGCGAGAGGGGCCACGTCGTCGCGGTCATCGGCGACGGGGCACTCACCGGCGGCATGGCCTGGGAGGCCCTGAACAACATCGCGGCCGCCAAGGACCGGCCGCTGATCATCGTCGTCAACGACAACGAACGCTCCTACGCCCCCACCATCGGCGGCCTCGCCAACCACCTCGCCACGCTGCGCACGACGGACGGCTACGAGCGGGTCCTCGCCTGGGGCAAGGACGTGCTCCAGGGCACGCCTCTGATCGGCAACACCCTCTACGAAGCCCTGCACGGCGCGAAGAAGGGCTTCAAGGACGCGTTCGCCCCCCAGGGCCTCTTCGAGGACCTGGGGCTGAAGTACCTGGGGCCGATCGACGGGCACGACACCGGGGCCGTGGAGTCCGCGCTGCGGCGCGCGAAGCGCTTCCACGGGCCGGTGCTGGTCCACTGCCTCACGGAGAAGGGCCGCGGCTACGAGCCCGCCCTCGCACACGAGGAGGACCACTTCCACACCGTCGGCGTCATGGACCCGCTGACCTGCGCACCGCTCTCCCCGTCGGGCGGTCCCTCCTGGACCTCGGTGTTCGGCGAGGAGATCGTCCGGATCGGGGAGGAGCGCCAGGACGTGGTGGCGATAACCGCCGCCATGCTGCACCCCGTGGGCCTGGGCGGGTTCGCCGAGCGGTTCCCGGACCGGGTGTGGGACGTCGGCATCGCCGAGCAGCACGCGGCCGTCTCCGCCGCGGGCCTGGCGACGGGCGGCCTGCACCCGGTCGTCGCCGTCTACGCGACCTTCCTCAACCGCGCCTTCGACCAGCTGCTCATGGACGTGGCCCTGCACCGCTGCGGGGTGACCTTCGTCCTGGACCGGGCCGGGATCACGGGCGTCGACGGGGCCTCCCACAACGGCATGTGGGACATGTCCGTCCTCCAGGTCGTGCCCGGGCTCAGGATCGCCGCGCCACGGGACGCCGACCAGCTGCGCGCCCAGCTGCGGGAGGCGGTCGCCGTGGACGACGCGCCGACGCTGCTGCGGTTCCCGAAGGAGTCCGTCGGCCCGTCGATCCCGGCGCTCGACCGGGTGGGCGGACTGGACGTGCTGCGGCGTTCCCCCGAGCCGCAGGTTCTCCTGGTGGCCGTCGGCGTGATGGCACCGGTCTGCCTCCAGGCCGCCGAGCTGCTCGAAGCGCGCGGCATCGGCTGCACCGTCGTCGACCCGCGCTGGGTCAAGCCCGTCGACCCGGCGCTGCCGGGGCTCGCCGCCGAGCACCGCATGGTCGCCGTCGTCGAGGACAACAGCCGTGCGGCCGGAGTCGGTTCGGCCGTGGCGCTGGCCCTGGGCGACGCCGATGTCGACGTGCCGGTACGGCGGTTCGGCATCCCCGAGCAGTTCCTCGCGCACGCCAAGCGCGGCGAGGTGCTCGCCGACATCGGCCTGACACCCGTCGAGGTCGCCGGACGGATCAGCGCGAGCCTGGCCGTCAAGGAAGAGCTGTCCAAGGAGCCACAGGAATGA
- a CDS encoding tyrosine-protein phosphatase: protein MTQQVPSTEPELAGVRNFRDVGGLPTVDGRRVRQGVLFRSGHLAHATGEDAAFLSTLSLHTIFDFRNAADQKLEGPDVELPGVRNVNLPLSDPADGAEFWKMVRDGDLEQLRAILSDGKGADRMIASYRMIIKHRTGEHSQVLHALAQDSVPALMHCAAGKDRAGLSVAVTLLAVGVEREAIVDDYLKSNAKHRRYKVHRSSSAASAYSPEVMELLSPLFDARAEYLTAAFDTIEETWGGVDTYLEKGLKLTPETRERLRERLLD from the coding sequence GTGACACAGCAGGTCCCGTCGACCGAGCCCGAGCTGGCCGGAGTGCGCAACTTCCGTGATGTGGGCGGACTTCCGACCGTGGACGGACGGCGGGTGCGCCAGGGAGTGCTGTTCCGCAGCGGCCACCTCGCCCACGCGACCGGGGAGGACGCCGCCTTCCTGAGCACTCTGAGCCTGCACACGATCTTCGACTTCCGCAACGCGGCCGACCAGAAGCTCGAGGGCCCGGACGTCGAGCTGCCCGGCGTGCGCAATGTGAACCTGCCGCTGAGCGACCCCGCCGACGGCGCCGAGTTCTGGAAGATGGTCCGCGACGGCGACCTGGAGCAGCTCCGCGCGATCCTCTCGGACGGCAAGGGCGCGGACCGGATGATCGCCTCGTACCGGATGATCATCAAGCACCGCACGGGTGAGCACTCCCAGGTGCTGCACGCGCTGGCGCAGGACAGCGTCCCCGCGCTGATGCACTGCGCGGCGGGCAAGGACCGCGCGGGTCTGTCCGTCGCGGTGACGCTGCTCGCGGTGGGTGTCGAGCGCGAGGCGATCGTCGACGACTACCTGAAGTCGAACGCCAAGCACCGCCGCTACAAGGTGCACCGCAGCAGCTCCGCCGCCTCGGCGTACTCCCCCGAGGTCATGGAGCTGCTCAGCCCCCTCTTCGACGCGCGCGCCGAGTACCTGACGGCGGCCTTCGACACCATCGAGGAGACCTGGGGCGGCGTCGACACCTACCTGGAGAAGGGGCTGAAGCTCACCCCGGAGACCCGGGAGCGGCTGCGCGAGCGGCTCCTCGACTGA
- a CDS encoding aspartate aminotransferase family protein encodes MTTAESASQSSQAGEFDVGKLLAERGAERYELHTRHLNHQLPRMLHTIGFDKVYERAEGAYFWDADGNDYLDMLAGFGVMGLGRHHPVVRKALHDVVDAGLADLTRFDCQPLPGLLAEKLLAHSPHLDRVFFGNSGTEAVEGALKFARFVTGRPRILYCAHAFHGLTTGSLSVNGESGFRDGFAPLLPDTAVPLGDLDALERELKKGDVAALIVEPIQGKGVLEGPPGWLRAAQELLHRHRALLIADEVQTGLGRTGDFYAYQHEDGVEPDLVCVAKALSGGYVPVGATIGKDWIFKKVYSSMDRVLVHSASFGSNAQAMAAGLAVLSVMENEQVVANARATGERLRSRLAALTDQYEMLAEVRGRGLMIGIEFGRPRSLKLRSRWAMLQAARKGLFAQMVVVPLLQRHRILTQVSGDHMEVIKLIPPLIIGEREVDRFVDAFTAVMDDAHNGGLVWDFGKTLVKQAVNNR; translated from the coding sequence ATGACAACCGCCGAGTCCGCGTCGCAGTCGTCGCAGGCCGGGGAGTTCGACGTCGGCAAGCTGCTGGCCGAGCGCGGAGCAGAGCGCTACGAGCTGCACACCCGCCACCTCAACCACCAGCTCCCGCGCATGCTGCACACCATCGGCTTCGACAAGGTCTACGAGCGCGCCGAGGGCGCCTACTTCTGGGACGCGGACGGCAACGACTACCTGGACATGCTCGCCGGGTTCGGGGTGATGGGACTGGGCCGCCACCATCCCGTGGTGCGCAAGGCGCTGCACGACGTGGTGGACGCCGGCCTGGCCGATCTCACCCGCTTCGACTGCCAGCCGCTGCCCGGTCTGCTGGCCGAGAAACTGCTCGCGCACAGCCCCCACCTGGACCGGGTGTTCTTCGGCAACAGCGGCACCGAGGCCGTCGAGGGCGCCCTGAAGTTCGCCCGGTTCGTCACCGGCAGGCCCAGGATCCTGTACTGCGCGCACGCCTTCCACGGGCTGACCACCGGCTCCCTCTCGGTGAACGGCGAGTCCGGCTTCCGCGACGGCTTCGCCCCGCTGCTGCCCGACACGGCCGTACCGCTGGGCGACCTCGACGCTCTGGAGAGGGAGCTGAAGAAGGGGGACGTCGCCGCCCTGATCGTCGAGCCGATCCAGGGCAAGGGAGTGCTGGAGGGCCCGCCCGGCTGGCTGCGGGCCGCGCAGGAGCTGCTGCACCGGCACAGGGCTCTGCTCATCGCCGACGAGGTGCAGACGGGCCTCGGCCGGACCGGTGACTTCTACGCCTACCAGCACGAGGACGGCGTGGAACCGGACCTGGTGTGCGTGGCCAAGGCGCTCTCCGGCGGCTATGTGCCGGTGGGCGCCACGATCGGCAAGGACTGGATCTTCAAGAAGGTCTACTCGTCCATGGACCGGGTGCTGGTCCACTCGGCGAGCTTCGGGTCCAACGCGCAGGCCATGGCGGCGGGCCTCGCGGTGCTGTCGGTGATGGAGAACGAGCAGGTCGTCGCGAACGCCCGGGCCACCGGGGAGCGGCTCAGATCCCGGCTGGCCGCGCTCACGGACCAGTACGAGATGCTCGCCGAGGTCCGCGGCCGGGGCCTGATGATCGGCATCGAGTTCGGCCGGCCCAGGTCGCTGAAGCTGCGCAGCCGCTGGGCCATGCTCCAGGCCGCCCGCAAGGGACTGTTCGCGCAGATGGTTGTCGTGCCGCTGCTCCAGCGGCACCGGATCCTCACCCAGGTCTCCGGCGACCACATGGAGGTGATCAAGCTGATCCCGCCGCTGATCATCGGCGAGCGGGAGGTGGACCGGTTCGTTGACGCCTTCACGGCGGTGATGGACGACGCGCACAACGGCGGGCTGGTGTGGGACTTCGGGAAGACGCTCGTCAAGCAGGCGGTCAACAACCGGTAG